In Pedobacter sp. SL55, the following proteins share a genomic window:
- a CDS encoding polysaccharide biosynthesis protein, translating into MFGKINIVPRWIIFLLDLGICAISLTIAYAVKLNLALSAIDPVEFSRNILITTAISIVVFFNVKTYSGIIRYTSAQDTFRILFAVIISNGIFSVLNFLITAFGYHPYISNTVLIVNLLTSFLLLITYRVLIKYFFMYIKNLNLDKRKVIVYGAGEAGLATKRTFDHDGKVNKTIMAFVDDDERKVGKAIDGIKILSAQRLEELIKEHEVDEVIFASYTIPIERKNKIVDVCLEHEVTVLNIPPPDAWQGGKLNKSQIQNINIEDLLNRKPIEIDVQELQNQLKDKRILITGAAGSIGSEIVRQLIKFEVGLIILCDQSETALHDIYLELEENHKNNNFHAFIGDVKDERRMIHLFEMYKPHYVYHAAAYKHVPMMEDNPSEAIKNNVMGTKMIADLSVKYGVQKFVMVSTDKAVNPTNIMGASKRIAEIYVQSLNNSLSQNNYIFSNGLSYINSLEVKPITKFITTRFGNVLGSNGSVIPRFKQQIEKGGPVTVTHPEITRYFMTIPEACRLVLEAGCMGNGGEIFVFDMGKSVKIVELARKMIRLAGLVPNQDIKIQYSGLRPGEKLFEELLNDNENTMPTHHEKIMIGKVREYLFTEVEEQIYSLLKYAQANDDRQVVMGMKKMVTEFKSKNSVFEELDGIVNE; encoded by the coding sequence TTGTTTGGTAAAATAAATATTGTCCCTCGGTGGATTATCTTCCTGCTCGATTTAGGTATTTGCGCAATATCTTTAACTATTGCCTATGCTGTTAAGCTTAATCTTGCACTTTCTGCAATAGATCCTGTAGAGTTTAGTAGAAACATACTCATTACTACTGCTATCAGTATTGTTGTTTTCTTTAACGTCAAAACTTATTCTGGTATTATTCGCTATACCAGTGCTCAAGATACCTTTAGGATTCTTTTTGCAGTAATTATTAGTAATGGTATATTTTCGGTACTCAACTTTTTAATTACTGCATTCGGTTACCACCCTTATATATCCAATACGGTTTTAATTGTAAATTTACTTACCTCTTTTCTGTTGTTGATTACCTACAGGGTACTGATCAAGTATTTCTTTATGTATATCAAAAACTTAAACCTCGATAAACGTAAAGTAATAGTTTATGGCGCAGGCGAAGCGGGTTTGGCTACCAAAAGAACCTTTGATCACGATGGCAAGGTAAATAAAACCATCATGGCCTTTGTTGATGATGATGAGCGTAAGGTAGGCAAAGCAATTGATGGAATTAAGATATTAAGTGCGCAACGTTTAGAAGAACTCATTAAAGAGCACGAAGTGGATGAAGTTATTTTTGCATCTTACACCATTCCAATAGAAAGAAAAAATAAGATTGTGGATGTTTGTCTGGAGCATGAAGTAACTGTGCTAAACATTCCACCACCAGATGCTTGGCAGGGAGGTAAACTCAACAAATCGCAGATACAGAATATCAATATCGAAGACTTGCTTAATCGTAAACCAATAGAGATCGATGTGCAAGAACTTCAAAATCAGTTAAAGGACAAACGCATCTTAATTACTGGTGCTGCAGGTTCTATAGGCAGTGAAATTGTTAGGCAACTAATTAAATTTGAAGTAGGCTTGATTATCCTTTGCGATCAATCGGAAACTGCCTTGCATGATATTTACCTAGAACTAGAAGAGAATCATAAAAACAATAACTTTCATGCTTTTATTGGCGATGTAAAGGACGAGCGAAGGATGATCCATCTTTTTGAGATGTACAAGCCTCATTATGTGTACCATGCTGCTGCTTACAAGCACGTGCCTATGATGGAAGATAACCCATCTGAAGCCATTAAAAACAATGTAATGGGTACCAAGATGATTGCCGATCTTTCGGTAAAATACGGGGTGCAAAAGTTTGTAATGGTATCTACCGATAAAGCAGTAAATCCTACCAACATTATGGGAGCTTCAAAGCGGATTGCTGAAATTTATGTACAATCACTCAATAATTCGTTAAGCCAAAATAATTACATTTTCAGTAACGGTTTAAGCTACATCAACAGCTTAGAAGTAAAGCCCATAACTAAGTTTATTACTACCAGATTTGGCAATGTGCTCGGTTCTAACGGTTCGGTTATTCCTCGCTTTAAACAACAGATAGAAAAAGGTGGCCCTGTTACGGTAACACATCCAGAAATTACCCGTTATTTTATGACCATTCCCGAAGCTTGCAGATTGGTTTTAGAGGCCGGCTGCATGGGTAATGGTGGAGAGATTTTTGTGTTTGATATGGGCAAATCGGTAAAAATTGTTGAGCTTGCCAGAAAAATGATTCGTTTGGCGGGCTTAGTCCCTAATCAGGATATTAAAATACAATACTCTGGTTTAAGGCCAGGAGAAAAACTTTTTGAAGAGCTGCTAAACGATAATGAAAATACGATGCCTACACATCATGAAAAAATCATGATAGGAAAAGTTAGAGAATACTTATTTACCGAAGTAGAGGAACAAATTTATTCACTACTAAAGTATGCCCAAGCAAATGATGATAGGCAAGTGGTAATGGGCATGAAAAAAATGGTAACAGAATTTAAAAGTAAAAACTCGGTATTTGAAGAGCTGGACGGCATAGTAAACGAGTAA
- a CDS encoding DapH/DapD/GlmU-related protein, which translates to MSKGFTTGVGCRIEAYPDDNQTTLFFGENFQMNDYVHITSMKKVHIGNNVLIASKVYISDCSHGSYAGNQDDSNPNSKPKDRPLYSKPVIIDDNVWIGEFVSILPGVTIGKGSIIGANSVVSKSLPENVIAVGSPAKAIKKFNFEIQQWVKI; encoded by the coding sequence GTGTCAAAAGGATTTACCACAGGGGTGGGTTGCAGAATCGAGGCTTATCCAGACGATAACCAAACAACTTTATTTTTTGGAGAAAATTTCCAGATGAACGATTATGTTCATATTACTTCAATGAAAAAAGTGCATATTGGAAATAATGTGCTTATTGCAAGCAAAGTATACATATCAGATTGTTCGCATGGTAGTTATGCCGGAAACCAAGATGATTCCAATCCAAATTCAAAACCTAAAGATAGGCCATTATATTCAAAACCTGTAATTATAGACGATAATGTGTGGATAGGAGAATTTGTATCTATCTTGCCTGGTGTTACCATTGGTAAGGGGTCCATTATTGGTGCAAACTCGGTAGTAAGCAAAAGTTTACCGGAGAATGTAATAGCAGTGGGCTCTCCGGCAAAGGCAATTAAGAAATTTAATTTTGAAATCCAACAATGGGTAAAAATATAA
- a CDS encoding EpsG family protein translates to MIYLIIGLLIIALTYVDAITKDRKFSKYTSLFVLAVMLLLVSLRYQVGTDWDAYYDFYKGNRSTDNVEIGYALLNDLFSGLGFHYNFFILVLNIFALTLMFSYLNKNGFLLCVGLLIFFSDLFLYLNLSGIRQGIAIAITCFSINFAINRNFLPFLGCILFAACFHGTALAFLVVYFLPRTKMKFYVIICCAIGFLLCNLFLESISEFITLYTIKSADFYTSQQEKIDNVMNLFYVGIAKRSVIICVILFFGRKMFDLPNSHFFFNIYLFGFGVYLSSYLISPDIGARLSSYFTIFEMLLAGKLLYAMNNINNRVVVVTLFSLMAIYKLLGYMSFETYVYQTIFSTL, encoded by the coding sequence ATGATTTATTTAATAATCGGACTTCTTATTATAGCGCTTACTTATGTAGATGCGATAACTAAAGATAGAAAGTTTTCTAAATATACTTCTTTGTTCGTATTGGCTGTAATGCTTTTACTCGTATCATTACGCTACCAAGTAGGCACAGACTGGGATGCTTATTATGATTTTTATAAAGGAAATAGATCTACAGATAACGTAGAAATTGGATATGCTTTATTAAACGACCTTTTTTCAGGACTAGGTTTCCACTATAACTTTTTTATTTTAGTGCTCAACATATTTGCACTAACGCTGATGTTTTCCTATCTAAACAAAAATGGTTTTTTGCTATGTGTCGGTCTACTAATTTTTTTTTCAGATTTATTCTTGTATTTAAACCTAAGTGGAATTAGGCAGGGTATAGCCATAGCTATAACATGTTTTAGTATTAACTTTGCAATAAATAGAAATTTTCTTCCGTTTTTGGGGTGCATATTATTTGCCGCTTGTTTCCATGGTACCGCTCTTGCTTTCTTGGTAGTATATTTTTTGCCTAGAACGAAAATGAAATTTTATGTAATAATTTGTTGCGCTATCGGCTTCCTACTCTGTAATTTATTCTTAGAGTCTATTTCCGAGTTTATTACGTTATACACTATTAAGAGCGCCGATTTTTATACAAGTCAGCAAGAGAAAATTGATAATGTCATGAATCTCTTTTATGTCGGTATTGCCAAGCGCTCAGTTATTATATGCGTTATATTGTTTTTTGGACGAAAAATGTTCGACTTGCCGAACAGTCATTTTTTTTTTAATATATACTTGTTTGGATTCGGAGTTTATCTAAGCTCTTATCTCATATCGCCAGACATTGGTGCTCGTTTAAGTAGTTATTTCACAATATTTGAGATGTTATTAGCTGGGAAATTACTTTATGCAATGAATAATATAAATAACAGAGTAGTCGTTGTTACGTTATTTTCATTAATGGCCATATATAAGTTGTTAGGTTATATGAGTTTTGAAACATACGTTTATCAAACAATCTTTAGCACACTATAA
- a CDS encoding glycosyltransferase family 2 protein, translating to MSSNIRPLLTIVIATKNREIYCIEAIKSILSINSDKIEIAIADNSDSSKVKIFVESLNNEHLKYIYDSSPTSSIANFNRAMSLATGTYVCMIGDDDGINPDIIEVTAWALDNDVDAVFGSMSANYRWEGTGAPDTLFTKMTGSTLTITPFNGKAEIVDINQSLERFMKNGCTNYADYKLPRLYHGLVKRKFFDILKSETGDYLKGLSPDIYSSLALAFKIKKLVFLDYPITIPGVCGVSTSVIEGQKKSNSKKIEHIPHLKNRGDYSWSKYVPRFYCVQTIWADSGFAAIKEFGREDLIQRFNRRSLYAKILNADLSLISYLYKHIVDDCKSNSRFVSIEIMLTFLSYIKVFVKRNIFFRAYNRFCTKLRLKRMDTLTGLVEITQAMNALTDNISQRQIDYRHNLAKVENKI from the coding sequence ATGAGCAGCAATATTAGGCCTCTGCTAACAATAGTTATTGCAACAAAAAATAGAGAAATTTATTGTATCGAAGCTATCAAGTCAATTTTATCTATAAATTCTGATAAAATAGAAATAGCAATTGCTGATAATAGTGACAGCAGCAAAGTTAAGATTTTTGTGGAAAGCCTAAATAACGAGCATTTAAAATATATTTATGATAGTTCTCCAACAAGCTCAATAGCTAATTTTAATAGAGCGATGAGTTTGGCTACAGGTACCTACGTTTGCATGATTGGCGATGATGATGGTATTAATCCAGATATAATAGAAGTTACAGCATGGGCATTAGATAATGATGTAGATGCAGTTTTCGGAAGTATGTCTGCGAATTATCGTTGGGAGGGTACGGGTGCGCCCGATACGCTTTTTACCAAAATGACAGGGAGTACATTAACAATTACACCATTTAACGGAAAAGCAGAAATTGTAGATATAAATCAATCTTTAGAAAGGTTTATGAAGAACGGATGCACTAATTATGCAGACTATAAACTGCCTAGGTTGTACCATGGACTCGTGAAAAGAAAATTCTTCGATATATTAAAATCTGAAACTGGGGATTATTTAAAGGGTTTAAGTCCAGATATATATTCTTCATTAGCATTGGCTTTCAAAATTAAAAAACTTGTTTTTTTAGATTATCCTATCACAATACCAGGCGTATGTGGAGTAAGTACATCTGTTATTGAAGGTCAAAAGAAATCAAATTCGAAAAAGATAGAGCATATCCCTCATCTGAAAAATAGAGGAGATTATTCTTGGAGCAAATATGTGCCCCGATTTTATTGTGTACAAACTATTTGGGCTGATTCTGGCTTTGCAGCTATAAAAGAATTTGGCCGCGAAGATTTAATTCAAAGATTTAATAGGCGCAGCTTGTACGCAAAAATATTGAATGCAGATTTAAGCCTAATAAGCTATCTTTATAAACACATTGTTGACGACTGCAAGTCTAATAGTCGATTTGTTTCTATTGAAATTATGTTAACATTTTTAAGTTACATCAAAGTTTTCGTAAAAAGAAATATATTCTTTAGAGCGTATAATAGATTTTGCACGAAGCTTAGATTAAAAAGAATGGATACTTTGACGGGTTTAGTGGAAATTACCCAAGCGATGAACGCATTAACTGACAATATTAGCCAGAGGCAAATAGATTACAGGCATAACTTAGCGAAAGTCGAAAATAAAATATAA
- a CDS encoding glycosyltransferase family 2 protein, which yields MEKAIELKKISVVIPMYNSSKTIERALLSVVSQLYKGTIEIIIVNDGSKDNSAEVVNNFILRYPDFNIKLINQQNGGVSKARNIGLKNVTGNYIAFLDSDDAWFPEKLEIQISHLTSDMSIDFLGTSFDGFGLENKHIGELIKIEFKDLLFKNYFQPSTVFFKKAIIDKIGFFDETQKYAEEGNYFMRIAREFNCFFLNKSLITFGDGKAGFGESGLSANLKEMEKGELKNLKFVYKQGWISPVLYVFAVCYSLLKYFRRILIVKFR from the coding sequence ATGGAAAAAGCTATTGAATTGAAAAAGATATCTGTAGTTATACCTATGTATAACTCGTCAAAAACTATAGAAAGGGCCCTGCTATCTGTTGTTTCACAACTCTATAAAGGAACGATAGAAATAATTATAGTAAACGACGGCTCCAAAGATAATTCGGCAGAGGTGGTAAATAACTTTATCCTTAGATATCCTGATTTTAATATCAAATTAATTAATCAGCAAAATGGGGGAGTTTCTAAAGCAAGAAATATCGGTCTAAAGAATGTTACAGGAAATTATATTGCATTTTTAGATTCTGACGATGCATGGTTTCCGGAAAAATTAGAAATTCAGATAAGCCATTTGACATCTGATATGTCAATCGATTTTTTAGGCACCTCATTTGATGGGTTTGGTTTAGAAAATAAGCATATAGGAGAATTAATAAAGATAGAATTTAAAGATCTATTGTTTAAAAATTATTTTCAGCCATCTACCGTTTTCTTTAAAAAAGCAATTATAGATAAAATAGGTTTTTTTGACGAAACTCAGAAATACGCAGAAGAAGGAAACTATTTTATGAGAATTGCAAGGGAATTTAATTGTTTCTTTCTAAACAAAAGTCTTATAACTTTTGGAGACGGTAAGGCAGGGTTTGGCGAAAGTGGGTTAAGTGCCAATTTGAAAGAAATGGAAAAGGGAGAATTGAAAAACCTAAAATTTGTGTACAAACAAGGCTGGATTAGCCCAGTATTATATGTTTTTGCAGTTTGTTATTCCTTATTAAAATATTTTAGAAGAATTCTAATCGTTAAGTTTAGATAA
- a CDS encoding NAD-dependent epimerase/dehydratase family protein, with protein MSLLIAKESFGGSVNKLEMNLTITGSSGFIGQNLLQYLKNYQVTELTRQQLNNPTIEQLSNSEAIIHLAGKAHDLKKTSNLDEYYQVNFELTKKLYDAFLKSDAKKFIFISSVKASADSVNGILTEENEPNPQTDYGKSKLMAEQYIQAQELPVGKSYYILRPCMIHGPGNKGNLNLLYQFVQKGIPYPLATFENKRSFLSIENLCFVIQQLLKKDIKSGVYNVADDEVLSTNDVVKILAQASHKKAKLWKIPSTFIKKLANVGDVLRLPLNSERLQKLTESYVVSNAKIKAALQISLPVNTAEGLMITAKSFSTPTLGPK; from the coding sequence ATGTCTTTGTTGATAGCGAAGGAGAGTTTTGGAGGCAGTGTAAATAAATTAGAAATGAACTTAACCATTACAGGCTCCTCAGGCTTTATAGGCCAAAATCTCCTCCAATACTTAAAAAATTATCAGGTCACAGAGTTAACTAGGCAGCAATTAAACAATCCAACAATTGAACAATTAAGCAATTCCGAAGCCATCATCCACCTTGCCGGCAAGGCACATGATCTAAAAAAAACATCCAACCTAGACGAATATTACCAAGTTAACTTCGAGCTGACCAAAAAGCTGTACGATGCTTTTTTAAAGTCAGATGCCAAAAAATTCATTTTTATAAGCTCAGTTAAAGCCTCCGCGGATAGCGTAAATGGAATATTGACAGAAGAGAACGAACCCAACCCACAAACAGATTATGGCAAGTCTAAGTTAATGGCCGAACAATATATTCAAGCTCAAGAGCTTCCGGTAGGCAAAAGCTACTATATTTTAAGACCCTGCATGATCCACGGTCCAGGTAATAAAGGTAATTTGAATTTACTGTATCAATTCGTGCAAAAAGGCATCCCGTATCCTTTAGCTACTTTTGAAAATAAACGTTCTTTCCTGAGCATCGAGAACCTATGTTTTGTGATACAACAATTGTTAAAAAAAGATATTAAATCTGGGGTGTACAATGTGGCAGACGATGAAGTGCTCTCAACTAATGACGTAGTAAAAATTTTAGCGCAAGCATCCCATAAAAAAGCCAAACTCTGGAAAATCCCTTCAACATTTATAAAAAAGCTAGCAAATGTAGGGGATGTTTTAAGGCTACCTTTAAATTCCGAGCGTTTACAGAAACTAACAGAGAGTTATGTGGTAAGCAATGCTAAAATCAAAGCTGCACTACAAATATCGCTTCCCGTAAATACCGCCGAGGGATTAATGATTACTGCCAAATCTTTCAGCACCCCAACCCTAGGTCCCAAGTAG
- a CDS encoding NAD-dependent epimerase/dehydratase family protein gives MGKNIKMKNILITGGAGFIGSNLALRLASKGYVITVLDNLSVQIHGNDAKNTSPLYLSIKDKVKFIKGTVTSKADWQEAIKGQDVIVHYAAETGTGQSMYEIQKYVDVNINGTAILLDLLANEPNQVKKLVVASSRSIYGEGKYKSKELGFVYPRHRTADYMDNGDFEVKYQGSSALELVATDEESKIHPSSVYGITKQNQEQMIMTVCPTLGIAPVAFRYQNVYGPGQSLKNPYTGILSIFSTQIKNGNGINIFEDGRETRDFVFIDDVVDATILGIEKNEANGEVFNVGTGVPTDVVTVANGLLENYGVEVPLTVSGNYRLGDIRHNYADLTKIKNKLGFEPKFTFEQGLKQFTNWVNTQEVAEDRYTKSIEEMKAKGLYK, from the coding sequence ATGGGTAAAAATATAAAGATGAAAAATATACTAATTACCGGCGGAGCCGGATTTATAGGAAGTAATTTAGCTCTAAGATTAGCCAGTAAGGGCTATGTTATAACGGTGCTTGATAATTTGTCAGTACAAATTCACGGGAACGATGCTAAAAACACATCGCCTCTTTACTTAAGCATAAAAGATAAAGTTAAATTTATTAAAGGAACTGTTACCTCAAAAGCTGATTGGCAAGAGGCTATAAAAGGGCAAGATGTAATTGTGCACTATGCCGCCGAAACAGGTACTGGCCAATCTATGTATGAGATACAAAAATATGTTGACGTAAATATAAATGGAACGGCCATACTTTTGGATTTGCTAGCTAACGAGCCAAATCAAGTTAAAAAGTTAGTAGTAGCTTCTTCTAGGTCTATTTACGGGGAAGGAAAGTACAAAAGCAAGGAGTTAGGGTTTGTTTATCCGAGGCATCGAACGGCCGATTATATGGATAATGGCGATTTTGAAGTTAAATATCAAGGTTCAAGTGCTCTAGAACTGGTAGCTACCGATGAAGAGTCAAAAATTCATCCATCATCCGTATACGGCATCACAAAACAAAATCAAGAGCAAATGATTATGACCGTTTGTCCCACTCTTGGTATTGCGCCCGTAGCGTTTCGTTATCAGAACGTTTATGGGCCTGGGCAATCTTTGAAAAATCCATATACAGGAATACTTTCTATCTTTTCAACACAGATAAAAAATGGAAATGGCATCAATATTTTTGAAGACGGGAGGGAAACTAGAGACTTTGTTTTTATAGATGACGTTGTGGATGCAACCATTCTTGGGATTGAAAAAAACGAAGCAAATGGTGAGGTATTCAATGTAGGAACTGGCGTACCTACAGATGTAGTTACGGTAGCTAATGGATTGTTAGAAAATTATGGGGTCGAGGTTCCTTTAACAGTTAGTGGTAATTACCGACTGGGAGATATTAGACATAATTATGCGGACCTAACTAAAATCAAAAATAAATTAGGTTTTGAGCCTAAATTCACTTTTGAGCAAGGGCTTAAGCAGTTTACCAATTGGGTAAATACGCAAGAAGTTGCGGAGGATAGATATACAAAATCTATCGAAGAAATGAAAGCTAAAGGGCTTTATAAATAA
- a CDS encoding glycosyltransferase family 4 protein, with the protein MKNKKILFYFNSMMPAGGIERVIATLANEFSKFLDVTILVKDAPVTHYPLNQCVKIESLGNEIKLDLNSKINRIFQVGKNLIGSKRKLKKYLANNDFDYYYIAHPLNVLEFYLAKGINKQVIITEHGGIDAYNKIYKGLKKWLYPKAKTYVVPTKTDTRLYTDLGFPSVYIPHFKSALTYSKSLQDKKIAITIGRMTEAKRQWILIDLWNKIVHTHKILDWQLHIVGDGNLKEEYLKKIEKFQLKEYVTILPPIKDVENYYKEASFFLLTSQSEGFGMVILEAMSFGLPCVSYDCPAGPRDMITNNTDGFLVEMDNFEALEKSTLEMITNREKMLEFGKQAYLVSKKWDDNSILNEWKKLLN; encoded by the coding sequence ATGAAGAATAAGAAAATTCTGTTCTATTTTAATAGCATGATGCCCGCTGGAGGGATTGAAAGAGTGATTGCTACTTTAGCAAACGAGTTTTCTAAATTTTTAGATGTGACTATTCTTGTAAAGGATGCCCCAGTTACCCATTATCCGCTTAATCAATGTGTGAAAATAGAGAGTTTAGGCAACGAAATTAAGCTTGACTTAAATAGCAAGATCAATAGGATATTTCAGGTTGGCAAGAATTTAATAGGTAGCAAAAGAAAGCTTAAAAAGTACCTCGCAAATAATGATTTTGATTACTACTATATTGCCCATCCGCTTAATGTTTTAGAGTTCTATTTAGCAAAAGGTATTAATAAACAAGTAATAATTACCGAGCATGGCGGTATAGATGCTTATAATAAGATATACAAAGGTCTAAAAAAATGGTTATATCCTAAGGCAAAAACCTATGTAGTTCCAACAAAAACAGATACAAGATTATATACAGACTTAGGTTTTCCATCAGTATATATTCCACACTTTAAATCGGCATTAACTTACTCTAAGAGTTTGCAAGATAAAAAAATCGCCATTACTATTGGCCGAATGACAGAAGCTAAAAGACAATGGATTTTAATAGACTTGTGGAACAAAATTGTACATACTCATAAGATATTAGATTGGCAATTGCATATTGTTGGAGATGGAAATCTTAAAGAAGAGTATTTAAAAAAAATTGAAAAATTTCAATTGAAGGAATACGTTACCATCCTTCCGCCCATAAAAGATGTAGAAAACTATTATAAGGAAGCGTCTTTTTTTTTACTTACCTCCCAATCAGAAGGTTTTGGAATGGTAATTTTAGAAGCCATGTCATTTGGGTTGCCTTGTGTAAGCTACGATTGTCCAGCTGGGCCTCGAGATATGATTACTAACAACACTGATGGTTTTTTAGTAGAGATGGATAATTTTGAAGCATTAGAAAAATCTACTTTAGAGATGATTACCAATCGTGAAAAGATGCTGGAGTTTGGTAAGCAAGCTTATTTGGTAAGTAAGAAATGGGATGATAATAGCATATTAAACGAATGGAAAAAGCTATTGAATTGA
- a CDS encoding MraY family glycosyltransferase: protein MSIPILILYFVIFIALELVYFKIADRYNIIDKPNHRSSHSSITIRGGGIIFPLAVLAYSLTNGFQNFYFVIGLLAISTISFLDDILTLNNKVRLSIHLTSVLLLFFQWDLFSLSWYWVLIALIFVIATINAYNFMDGINGITGGYSLLTIATLYYINTQVVAFTSNELLIVVGLSLIVFNFFNFRTKAKCFAGDVGSVSVAFIIVFFIGQLILTTQNLSYILLLLVYGTDTAFTVLFRKIRKENIFEAHRSHFYQFLSNQLKYAHIFVSFIYIMAQLLINIALILLINANMLYVTGMFLTFVFIYLVLRFVFEGKEKLLVSYHH from the coding sequence ATGTCAATTCCCATACTCATTTTATACTTCGTAATTTTCATAGCGCTAGAGCTCGTCTATTTCAAAATCGCAGATCGCTACAACATCATCGATAAACCTAACCATCGCAGTTCGCATAGCAGCATTACCATTCGCGGTGGAGGCATTATTTTTCCTTTGGCTGTTCTGGCATATTCGTTAACCAACGGATTTCAAAACTTCTATTTCGTAATTGGTCTATTGGCCATATCCACCATTAGTTTTTTGGATGATATTTTGACACTCAACAACAAAGTGCGTTTAAGCATACACCTTACCTCGGTTTTACTATTGTTTTTTCAGTGGGATCTGTTCAGTTTAAGTTGGTATTGGGTACTGATAGCGCTCATTTTTGTTATTGCTACCATCAACGCCTATAATTTTATGGATGGCATTAATGGCATTACTGGCGGCTACAGCTTGCTTACCATAGCTACGCTATACTACATCAATACACAGGTCGTAGCGTTTACTTCCAATGAGCTTTTGATCGTTGTTGGACTTTCATTAATTGTATTCAATTTCTTTAACTTTAGAACCAAAGCTAAGTGTTTTGCCGGAGATGTCGGCAGTGTAAGTGTGGCTTTTATCATTGTCTTCTTTATCGGTCAGTTGATATTAACCACACAAAATCTGTCCTATATTCTATTGCTTCTGGTGTACGGTACCGATACCGCCTTTACCGTTTTATTCAGAAAAATTAGGAAAGAAAATATTTTCGAAGCCCATCGCAGCCATTTCTATCAATTCCTTTCCAATCAATTGAAGTACGCACATATTTTTGTGTCTTTCATTTACATCATGGCGCAGTTACTGATAAATATTGCGTTAATTTTGTTGATTAACGCAAATATGCTGTATGTTACAGGGATGTTTTTAACATTTGTGTTCATTTACCTTGTACTACGTTTTGTTTTCGAAGGCAAGGAAAAGTTGCTGGTATCCTATCATCACTAA